The following coding sequences are from one Pseudonocardia sp. HH130630-07 window:
- a CDS encoding ArsA family ATPase — translation MRVVLFTGKGGVGKTTLAAATAALLAGSGRTALVVSTDPAHSLGDALGTELGAEPTPVAENLWGAHIEARHLVEGAWGELQEHLRTMLAGAGVDELVADELTVLPGVEDLLALVEVQRFADSGEYDVVVVDCGPTAETLRLLTLPEALSGYLERLFPAHRRAVRGLVANLAGARGDVGGWERTVAALGGLADQLAGLRALLADRTRTSIRLVLTPERVVAAETRRTLTALALHELRVDALLANRVMPGPPPSLRGPAARWLRERAAEQRAVLGELTELGADVPVTAVRYTSAEPTGVESLRELARSVYRDADPAGAPDDAPQRPLMELRRTAGHGVSADTAFELDVALPGAQEAPLDLARIGDDMVVGIGFSRRVVSLPSVLRRCEATGARLEGTGADARLVISFVPDPGTWMTS, via the coding sequence GTGCGCGTCGTGCTGTTCACCGGCAAGGGCGGGGTCGGCAAGACCACCCTGGCCGCGGCCACGGCCGCGCTGCTCGCCGGGTCCGGCCGGACCGCGCTCGTCGTGTCGACCGATCCCGCGCACTCGCTCGGCGACGCGCTCGGTACCGAGCTGGGCGCCGAGCCCACCCCGGTCGCGGAGAACCTGTGGGGCGCCCACATCGAGGCCCGGCACCTGGTGGAGGGCGCCTGGGGTGAACTGCAGGAGCACCTGCGCACGATGCTCGCCGGAGCCGGCGTCGACGAGCTGGTCGCCGACGAGCTGACCGTGCTGCCCGGAGTGGAGGACCTCCTCGCGCTGGTCGAGGTGCAGCGGTTCGCCGACTCGGGGGAGTACGACGTCGTCGTCGTCGACTGCGGGCCGACCGCGGAGACCCTGCGCCTGCTCACCCTGCCCGAGGCGTTGTCGGGCTACCTGGAGCGGCTGTTCCCGGCGCACCGCAGGGCGGTCCGGGGCCTGGTCGCGAACCTGGCGGGCGCCCGCGGCGACGTCGGCGGCTGGGAACGCACGGTCGCCGCACTCGGTGGGCTCGCCGACCAGCTGGCCGGGCTGCGCGCCCTGCTCGCCGACCGCACCCGCACCTCGATCCGGCTGGTCCTCACCCCGGAGCGGGTGGTCGCGGCGGAGACCCGGCGCACCCTGACCGCGCTGGCGCTGCACGAGCTGCGGGTGGACGCCCTGCTGGCCAACCGGGTGATGCCCGGCCCGCCGCCCTCGCTGCGCGGCCCGGCGGCCCGCTGGCTGCGCGAGCGTGCCGCGGAACAGCGGGCGGTGCTCGGCGAGCTGACCGAGCTCGGCGCCGACGTGCCGGTGACGGCGGTCCGCTACACCTCGGCCGAGCCGACCGGGGTGGAGTCGCTGCGCGAGCTGGCCCGGTCGGTCTACCGCGACGCCGATCCGGCGGGTGCGCCGGACGACGCGCCGCAGCGCCCGCTGATGGAGCTGCGCCGCACCGCGGGCCACGGCGTGTCCGCCGACACCGCGTTCGAGCTCGACGTCGCGCTGCCCGGGGCCCAGGAGGCGCCGCTGGACCTGGCCCGGATCGGCGACGACATGGTGGTCGGGATCGGGTTCTCCCGCCGGGTCGTCTCGCTCCCGTCGGTGCTGCGCCGCTGCGAGGCGACCGGGGCCCGGCTCGAGGGCACCGGTGCCGACGCCCGGCTGGTGATCAGCTTCGTACCCGACCCCGGCACCTGGATGACGTCGTGA
- a CDS encoding SRPBCC family protein, producing the protein MADATTSSIHIDAPPERVMAVVADFASYPEWTDQITAVEILDPGAGERAEQVRFSMDAGAIKDTYTLDYVWAADDRSVSWSLAKGGIQKAQDGAYRLDPDAGGTTVTYELSVEVNFPMIGMLRRKAEKVIIDAALKGLKRRVEKG; encoded by the coding sequence ATGGCCGACGCGACCACCTCCTCGATCCACATCGACGCCCCGCCGGAGCGGGTGATGGCGGTCGTCGCGGACTTCGCGTCGTACCCGGAGTGGACCGACCAGATCACCGCGGTCGAGATCCTGGACCCGGGCGCCGGGGAGCGGGCCGAGCAGGTCCGCTTCTCGATGGACGCCGGCGCCATCAAGGACACCTACACCCTCGACTACGTCTGGGCCGCCGACGACCGCTCGGTGTCCTGGTCGCTGGCGAAGGGCGGGATCCAGAAGGCGCAGGACGGCGCCTACCGCCTGGACCCGGACGCCGGCGGCACCACCGTCACCTACGAGCTGTCGGTCGAGGTGAACTTCCCGATGATCGGGATGCTGCGCCGCAAGGCCGAGAAGGTGATCATCGACGCGGCGCTCAAGGGACTCAAGCGGCGCGTCGAGAAGGGCTGA
- a CDS encoding metallophosphoesterase family protein, protein MRLHVISDVHGNAGALARAADGADGLIVLGDLLEFIDYRDPSNGIVARLLGEQVSAEFGRLRRIGAPRAEMLGLLERSWARFDDPAAAVEEAVSEQYAELFGVLAGLGVPVWAIPGNVDLPRAWPDVDGVVAADGRVLTIGGVRIGFLGGVPLPPGVDPRRTGPWQPHLLAHGDWSDRLAALGPADVLCTHVPPAHAGLTYDVVTRRAELASGPLAGRIAAEQPSHAMFGHVHQPLHRRARIGRTECVNAGHFRVLARPYVLYL, encoded by the coding sequence GTGCGGCTGCACGTCATCAGCGACGTCCACGGCAACGCCGGTGCCCTCGCCCGCGCCGCGGACGGGGCCGACGGCCTGATCGTGCTCGGGGACCTGCTGGAGTTCATCGACTACCGGGACCCGTCCAACGGCATCGTGGCCCGGCTGCTCGGGGAGCAGGTCTCCGCCGAGTTCGGCCGGCTGCGCCGGATCGGCGCGCCCCGGGCCGAGATGCTCGGCCTCCTGGAGCGGTCCTGGGCCCGGTTCGACGACCCGGCGGCCGCGGTCGAGGAGGCCGTGTCCGAGCAGTACGCCGAGCTGTTCGGCGTACTCGCCGGGCTCGGGGTGCCGGTGTGGGCGATCCCCGGCAACGTCGACCTGCCGCGGGCCTGGCCGGACGTCGACGGCGTCGTCGCCGCCGACGGCCGGGTCCTCACGATCGGCGGGGTGCGGATCGGGTTCCTCGGCGGCGTGCCGCTGCCACCCGGTGTGGACCCGCGGCGGACCGGGCCGTGGCAGCCCCACCTCCTCGCCCACGGGGACTGGTCCGACCGGCTCGCCGCGCTCGGCCCGGCCGACGTGCTGTGCACGCACGTCCCGCCCGCGCACGCCGGCCTGACCTACGACGTCGTCACCCGGCGGGCCGAGCTGGCCAGCGGGCCGCTGGCCGGGCGGATCGCCGCCGAGCAGCCGTCGCACGCGATGTTCGGGCACGTCCACCAGCCGCTGCACCGCCGGGCCCGGATCGGGCGCACCGAGTGCGTCAACGCCGGGCACTTCCGCGTGCTGGCGCGGCCCTACGTGCTGTACCTCTAG
- a CDS encoding polyketide cyclase / dehydrase and lipid transport, translated as MHPVPAVDVIDETFLAVARERVAAEFADRARWAAYWPDLRPEIAHDRGPAGIRWTVTGALTGTMEVWCEEVLDGTVLHFFLRAEPGPGSRAARSRRLGRAESVRRHREFKAHAFALKRRLEAGRPAGVPPLAGG; from the coding sequence GTGCACCCCGTGCCCGCCGTGGACGTGATCGACGAGACGTTCCTGGCGGTCGCCCGGGAACGGGTGGCCGCCGAGTTCGCCGACCGGGCGCGCTGGGCGGCGTACTGGCCGGACCTGCGCCCGGAGATCGCCCACGACCGCGGCCCGGCCGGGATCCGGTGGACCGTCACCGGGGCGCTGACCGGGACGATGGAGGTCTGGTGCGAGGAGGTGCTCGACGGCACCGTCCTGCACTTCTTCCTGCGCGCCGAGCCGGGACCCGGCTCCCGTGCCGCCCGGTCGCGCCGGCTCGGCCGGGCCGAGTCCGTCCGCAGGCACCGGGAGTTCAAGGCGCACGCCTTCGCCCTCAAACGACGGCTGGAGGCCGGCCGCCCGGCCGGGGTCCCGCCGCTCGCGGGGGGCTGA
- a CDS encoding AMP-dependent synthetase/ligase, with protein MREYSVPATVSVGAEESLADAVFSTAAEYPDHVLYRRKGSSGSWDDVPAREFAEQVLRLAAGLVAAGVQAGDRVALLSRTRYEWTLFDYAILTAGAVTVPIYETSAPDQISWIMSDSGAVAIVVETAEHAESVEKVRGDLADLRHVWQIDPAGSAPDAPSGVEQLRGLGTGTTDETVHARRTAVRADDLCTLIYTSGTTGRPKGCELTHRNLLTECRTVMATLPDLLSADGSVLLFLPLAHVFGKAIQCGSLMSRTTVGHSPDVKTLLPDLAEFRPTFLLAVPRVFEKVFNGARLKAHDGGKGRIFDAAVDTAIAYSEALDTGGPGLLLRARHALFDALVYGKLRAAVGGRVRAAVSGSAPLGARLGHFFRGAGLLVLEGYGLTETSAGITINTRDAQRIGSVGRPMPGCAARIAEDGEILLRSDLVFRGYWHNEAASGEALEQDGWFHTGDIGEIDDAGFVTITGRKKEIIVTAGGKNVAPAVLEDRLRAHPLVGQCIVLGDQKPFISALVTIDPEALPGWRERNGKPAGDAGSAADLVDDPELRGEVAAAVEEANQAVSRAEQIRKFRILPADFTEAAGELTPTMKVKRAVVLQSHSEDIEALYSGTAS; from the coding sequence GTGCGCGAGTACAGCGTTCCCGCCACCGTGTCCGTTGGGGCCGAGGAGTCGCTCGCCGACGCCGTCTTCTCGACCGCGGCCGAGTACCCCGACCACGTGCTGTACCGGCGCAAGGGCTCCTCGGGCAGCTGGGACGACGTGCCGGCGCGGGAGTTCGCCGAGCAGGTGCTGCGGCTCGCCGCCGGCCTCGTCGCCGCCGGTGTGCAGGCCGGCGACCGGGTCGCGCTGCTGTCGCGGACCCGGTACGAGTGGACGCTGTTCGACTACGCGATCCTCACCGCGGGCGCGGTCACCGTCCCGATCTACGAGACGTCCGCACCGGACCAGATCTCCTGGATCATGTCGGACTCGGGCGCGGTCGCGATCGTCGTCGAGACGGCCGAGCACGCGGAGTCCGTGGAGAAGGTCCGCGGCGACCTGGCCGACCTGCGCCACGTGTGGCAGATCGACCCCGCCGGCTCGGCCCCGGACGCACCGTCGGGCGTCGAGCAGCTGCGCGGGCTCGGCACCGGCACCACCGACGAGACCGTGCACGCCCGGCGCACCGCCGTGCGGGCCGACGACCTCTGCACGCTGATCTACACCTCCGGCACCACCGGCCGTCCGAAGGGCTGCGAGCTCACCCACCGCAACCTGCTCACCGAGTGCCGGACGGTGATGGCGACGCTGCCGGACCTGCTCAGCGCGGACGGCTCGGTGCTGCTGTTCCTGCCACTGGCGCACGTCTTCGGCAAGGCGATCCAGTGCGGCTCCTTGATGAGCCGCACCACGGTCGGGCACAGCCCGGACGTGAAGACCCTGCTCCCCGACCTGGCGGAGTTCCGGCCGACGTTCCTGCTCGCGGTGCCCAGGGTGTTCGAGAAGGTCTTCAACGGCGCCCGGCTCAAGGCGCACGACGGCGGCAAGGGCCGGATCTTCGACGCGGCCGTGGACACCGCGATCGCCTACTCCGAGGCGCTCGACACCGGCGGTCCCGGGCTGCTGCTGCGGGCCCGGCACGCACTGTTCGACGCGCTGGTCTACGGCAAGCTGCGGGCGGCCGTCGGCGGACGGGTCCGGGCGGCGGTCTCCGGCTCCGCACCGCTCGGTGCCCGCCTCGGCCACTTCTTCCGCGGCGCGGGCCTGCTCGTGCTGGAGGGCTACGGCCTCACCGAGACCTCGGCCGGCATCACCATCAACACCCGCGACGCCCAGCGGATCGGTTCGGTCGGCCGTCCGATGCCCGGGTGCGCGGCGCGGATCGCCGAGGACGGGGAGATCCTGCTGCGCAGCGATCTCGTCTTCCGCGGCTACTGGCACAACGAGGCCGCGTCCGGCGAGGCGCTCGAGCAGGACGGCTGGTTCCACACCGGCGACATCGGTGAGATCGACGACGCCGGCTTCGTCACGATCACCGGCCGGAAGAAGGAGATCATCGTGACCGCGGGCGGGAAGAACGTCGCCCCGGCCGTGCTGGAGGACCGGCTGCGGGCGCACCCGCTGGTCGGCCAGTGCATCGTGCTCGGTGACCAGAAGCCGTTCATCTCCGCGCTGGTCACGATCGATCCGGAGGCCCTGCCCGGCTGGCGGGAGCGCAACGGCAAGCCGGCCGGCGACGCCGGATCGGCCGCGGACCTGGTCGACGACCCGGAGCTGCGCGGCGAGGTCGCGGCCGCGGTCGAGGAGGCCAACCAGGCGGTGTCGAGGGCCGAGCAGATCCGCAAGTTCCGGATCCTGCCCGCCGACTTCACCGAGGCAGCGGGCGAGCTGACCCCGACGATGAAGGTGAAGCGCGCCGTCGTCCTGCAGTCCCACTCCGAGGACATCGAGGCCCTCTACTCGGGCACCGCCTCCTGA
- a CDS encoding glycosyltransferase family 4 protein, with protein sequence MPRTLLVTNDFPPRPGGIQSYLHDLAAGLPAGDLVVLAPAWRGAAAFDAAQAYPVHRYRSATGLPMLPGPAVADAATRLVRAHGIEAVWFGAAAPLGLLGPHLRRRAGVERVVASTHGHEVGWSMLPGARAAVRRIGADADVVTTVSRWTRDRIAAAFGPGAALEPLPPPVDTGRFAPDPAARAALRERYRLGSAPVVTCVSRLVPRKGQDVLVAALPRIRARVPGARLLLVGAGPDRDRLRRLAVRHGVGDAVVLTGGVPAAELPAHHAVGDVFALPCRTRLGGLDVEGLGIAALEAAACGLPVVVGDSGGAPETVEDGGTGYVVPGRDVTAVAGRVVELLADPALAAALGRAGRARITRTASAATSAARLHAFLHPTRPGGTHGASARSDRAEAP encoded by the coding sequence GTGCCGCGCACGCTGCTGGTGACCAACGACTTCCCGCCCCGGCCCGGTGGGATCCAGAGCTACCTGCACGATCTCGCCGCCGGGCTGCCCGCGGGCGATCTCGTCGTCCTCGCTCCGGCCTGGCGGGGCGCCGCCGCGTTCGACGCCGCCCAGGCGTACCCCGTGCACCGGTACCGGTCGGCGACCGGGCTGCCGATGCTGCCCGGCCCGGCGGTGGCCGACGCCGCGACCCGGCTGGTCCGCGCCCACGGGATCGAGGCCGTCTGGTTCGGGGCGGCCGCCCCGCTCGGGCTGCTCGGCCCGCACCTGCGCCGGCGTGCGGGCGTCGAGCGGGTCGTCGCCTCCACGCACGGCCACGAGGTCGGCTGGTCGATGCTCCCCGGCGCCCGTGCGGCGGTCCGCCGGATCGGGGCCGACGCCGACGTCGTCACCACCGTCTCGCGCTGGACCCGGGACCGGATCGCGGCGGCGTTCGGGCCCGGCGCCGCCCTGGAACCACTGCCGCCGCCGGTCGACACCGGCCGGTTCGCCCCGGATCCCGCGGCCCGCGCGGCGCTGCGGGAGCGGTACCGGCTCGGGTCGGCACCGGTCGTCACGTGCGTGTCCCGGCTGGTGCCGCGCAAGGGTCAGGACGTCCTCGTCGCCGCGCTGCCCCGGATCCGGGCCCGGGTGCCCGGCGCCCGGTTGCTGCTCGTCGGCGCCGGCCCGGACCGGGACCGGCTGCGGCGGCTCGCGGTCCGGCACGGGGTCGGCGACGCCGTCGTGCTCACCGGCGGGGTCCCGGCAGCCGAGCTGCCCGCGCACCACGCGGTGGGCGACGTGTTCGCGCTGCCCTGCCGGACCCGGCTCGGCGGGCTGGACGTGGAGGGCCTCGGCATCGCGGCCCTGGAGGCGGCGGCGTGCGGGCTGCCGGTGGTCGTCGGCGACTCGGGCGGGGCGCCGGAGACGGTCGAGGACGGCGGCACCGGGTACGTGGTCCCCGGCCGGGACGTCACCGCCGTCGCCGGACGGGTCGTCGAGCTGCTCGCCGATCCCGCCCTGGCCGCCGCACTGGGCCGGGCCGGTCGCGCCCGGATCACCCGGACCGCGAGCGCCGCCACCTCCGCCGCCCGCCTGCACGCCTTCCTGCACCCCACCCGTCCCGGCGGCACTCATGGAGCTTCGGCCCGGTCGGACCGGGCCGAAGCTCCATGA
- a CDS encoding MarR family winged helix-turn-helix transcriptional regulator produces MTEETAADPEPRWLNGEERAAWLANSAIMISLPAALDARMQRETELTFFEYMVLSVLSEEPDRTLRMSDLAARTAASLSRLSHVAGRLEKRGLLTRARVPGSGRRTAATLTAAGYDVVVAAAPGHVAAVRALLVDVLEPHELATLRRIGTAVEAAVRREQQAPGVAARGRGGPG; encoded by the coding sequence ATGACGGAGGAGACCGCAGCGGATCCGGAACCGCGCTGGCTGAACGGTGAGGAGCGGGCCGCGTGGCTGGCCAACTCCGCGATCATGATCAGCCTCCCGGCCGCGCTGGACGCCCGGATGCAGCGCGAGACGGAGCTGACCTTCTTCGAGTACATGGTGCTGTCGGTGCTGTCCGAGGAGCCGGACCGCACGCTGCGGATGAGCGACCTGGCGGCGCGGACCGCGGCGTCGCTGTCGCGGTTGTCGCACGTCGCGGGCCGGTTGGAGAAGCGCGGCCTGCTCACCAGGGCCCGGGTCCCCGGATCCGGCCGGCGGACTGCGGCGACCCTGACCGCGGCCGGGTACGACGTCGTCGTCGCCGCGGCACCGGGGCACGTCGCCGCGGTGCGGGCGCTGCTCGTGGACGTGCTCGAACCGCACGAGCTGGCGACCCTGCGCCGGATCGGCACCGCGGTCGAGGCGGCCGTCCGGCGCGAGCAGCAGGCGCCGGGCGTCGCCGCGCGGGGCCGGGGCGGACCCGGCTGA
- a CDS encoding aldo/keto reductase yields METSSLGGLEVSRIGLGTMGMSAFYTGAGRDDAGSVRAVHRALDLGVTHLDTAEVYGPHTNEELVGRAIRGRRDRVVVATKFGLLAHTGRPGPDGTAAGVRAAVEGSLRRLGVDHIDLYYQHRVDPRTPVEETVGALAELVAAGTVRHIGLSEAGPGTIRRAHAVHPVAAVQTEYSLWTREPETRILPTLRELGIGLVPYSPLGHGFLTGGIRSLDGLDATDWRRTNPRFTGDNLTRNLRIVDEVRAVAADAGATPAQVALAWLLAQGDDVAPIPGTTRVERVEENTAAADVRLTAAQLARLDRLTPASGERHAAADMADIER; encoded by the coding sequence ATGGAGACCAGCTCGCTCGGCGGACTCGAGGTGTCCCGTATCGGCCTCGGGACCATGGGGATGTCGGCGTTCTACACCGGCGCCGGTCGCGACGACGCCGGGTCGGTCCGCGCCGTCCACCGCGCCCTGGACCTCGGCGTCACCCACCTGGACACCGCCGAGGTGTACGGGCCCCACACCAACGAGGAGCTCGTGGGCCGGGCGATCCGGGGCCGCCGGGACCGGGTCGTCGTCGCCACGAAGTTCGGGCTGCTCGCGCACACCGGGCGTCCCGGGCCGGACGGCACCGCGGCCGGCGTCCGGGCCGCGGTGGAGGGGTCGCTGCGCCGGCTCGGCGTCGACCACATCGACCTCTACTACCAGCACCGGGTCGACCCCCGCACGCCCGTCGAGGAGACAGTCGGAGCGCTCGCCGAGCTGGTCGCCGCCGGCACGGTGCGCCACATCGGGCTCTCCGAGGCCGGTCCCGGGACCATCCGCCGGGCACACGCCGTGCATCCGGTGGCCGCCGTCCAGACCGAGTACTCGCTGTGGACCCGCGAACCCGAGACGCGCATCCTCCCGACGCTGCGGGAGCTCGGCATCGGGCTCGTCCCCTACTCCCCGCTCGGGCACGGCTTCCTGACCGGCGGCATCCGTTCGCTCGACGGTCTGGACGCCACCGACTGGCGCCGCACCAACCCCCGGTTCACCGGGGACAACCTCACCCGCAACCTGCGCATCGTCGACGAGGTCCGCGCGGTCGCGGCCGACGCCGGCGCCACCCCGGCGCAGGTCGCGCTGGCCTGGCTCCTCGCGCAGGGCGACGACGTCGCACCCATCCCCGGCACCACCCGGGTCGAGCGGGTGGAGGAGAACACCGCCGCCGCCGACGTCCGGCTCACCGCGGCGCAGCTCGCCCGGCTGGACCGGCTGACCCCGGCGTCCGGTGAACGCCACGCCGCCGCCGACATGGCCGACATCGAGCGCTGA
- a CDS encoding Gfo/Idh/MocA family protein gives MTTTPIRVGIIGADTRASWAGASHVPALAAQPRFALAAVATRHEDSARRAAETFGAARWFADPYALVRDPGIDLVTVAVKVPAHRELVLAALAAGKAVYSESPLGTTVDQAVEMAAAAGSLPTAIGLQGRHNPAVRRAAELVAGGRIGRVLSARVTATTFGNGPESVSAYAYFDEAASGAGFLPIAVGHVLDVVEAVLGDITEVDARTALLWPEVTLTDTGTTVVREVPDHLDAVAGTASGAPVGIQVLAGVPVPDARFRFEIRGSDGWLTLTGDHPAGVQVGDLTLASSAEFTAPDAPVATGTGPTAADIWTGASINVGEVYAALARDITDGTRHTPGFGHAVHNSRLVARVELAARTGVRQ, from the coding sequence ATGACGACCACCCCCATCCGCGTCGGGATCATCGGCGCGGACACCCGGGCGAGCTGGGCCGGGGCGTCGCACGTCCCGGCGCTCGCCGCGCAACCGCGGTTCGCCCTGGCCGCCGTGGCGACCCGGCACGAGGACAGCGCGCGCCGCGCCGCGGAGACCTTCGGTGCCGCACGCTGGTTCGCCGACCCGTACGCACTCGTCCGCGACCCGGGGATCGACCTCGTCACGGTCGCGGTGAAGGTCCCCGCGCACCGCGAGCTCGTCCTGGCCGCGCTCGCGGCGGGCAAGGCCGTGTACTCGGAGTCCCCGCTGGGGACGACCGTGGACCAGGCCGTCGAGATGGCCGCGGCGGCTGGGTCGCTGCCCACCGCGATCGGCCTGCAGGGCAGGCACAACCCCGCCGTCCGGCGGGCGGCCGAGCTCGTCGCCGGCGGCCGGATCGGGCGGGTGCTCTCGGCCCGGGTCACCGCGACGACGTTCGGCAACGGCCCGGAGTCGGTGAGCGCCTACGCCTACTTCGACGAGGCCGCGTCCGGTGCCGGGTTCCTGCCGATCGCCGTGGGCCACGTCCTGGACGTGGTGGAGGCGGTCCTCGGCGACATCACCGAGGTCGACGCCCGCACGGCGCTGCTCTGGCCCGAGGTGACGCTGACCGACACCGGAACGACCGTCGTCCGGGAGGTGCCCGACCATCTCGACGCCGTCGCCGGGACCGCGTCCGGCGCTCCGGTCGGGATCCAGGTGCTGGCCGGGGTCCCGGTGCCCGACGCCCGCTTCCGCTTCGAGATCCGCGGTTCCGACGGCTGGCTGACGCTGACCGGCGACCACCCGGCCGGCGTGCAGGTCGGGGACCTGACGCTGGCCTCGAGCGCGGAGTTCACCGCACCCGACGCACCCGTCGCGACCGGGACCGGCCCGACCGCCGCCGACATCTGGACGGGGGCGTCGATCAACGTCGGCGAGGTCTACGCCGCACTGGCGCGCGACATCACCGACGGGACCCGGCACACCCCCGGCTTCGGGCACGCCGTCCACAACAGCCGGCTCGTCGCGCGGGTCGAGCTGGCCGCGCGGACGGGCGTGCGGCAGTAG